One window of the Niallia circulans genome contains the following:
- a CDS encoding endonuclease/exonuclease/phosphatase family protein, with protein MKLLTLNTHSWIEERPLEKLKAIKEQLLADSYDVISLQEVNQSMDAEEAEVDSFFIAPNQDTVIKKDNFAFLLQQELKKEGLKFYWSWVPSHIGYDQYDEGIAILTRFKVTNARGILLSRKDDYTDYHTRKALEVRFQANKKNYLVYGLHLSWWQDETGSYPFLYEWNKLVEAWEVEARAGGSILLMGDFNNPAHIEEEGYSVVSKHPYIKDAFLDATLKNGSHTVEKRIDGWENNSDLLRIDYIFVSSNLSVYSYETVFDGRTTPVVSDHFGVKVEIG; from the coding sequence ATGAAATTATTAACTTTAAATACCCATAGCTGGATAGAAGAAAGACCTTTAGAAAAACTGAAAGCGATCAAGGAGCAATTGCTGGCTGATTCCTATGATGTTATTTCCTTACAGGAAGTAAATCAATCGATGGATGCAGAGGAAGCGGAGGTGGATTCTTTTTTCATTGCCCCCAATCAAGATACAGTGATTAAAAAAGATAACTTTGCGTTTCTTCTCCAGCAGGAGCTGAAGAAAGAAGGGCTCAAATTTTATTGGAGCTGGGTTCCTAGTCATATTGGTTACGACCAATATGATGAAGGAATCGCCATTCTTACTCGATTTAAAGTAACAAATGCAAGAGGGATATTGCTGTCCCGCAAAGATGATTATACAGATTATCATACAAGAAAAGCCTTGGAAGTTCGTTTTCAAGCAAATAAAAAAAACTATTTAGTGTACGGATTGCACCTCTCTTGGTGGCAGGATGAAACCGGAAGCTATCCTTTCTTGTATGAATGGAACAAGCTTGTTGAAGCATGGGAAGTGGAAGCACGGGCAGGTGGATCTATCTTGTTGATGGGCGATTTTAATAACCCTGCCCATATCGAAGAGGAAGGGTATAGTGTTGTTTCCAAGCACCCCTATATAAAGGACGCTTTTCTAGATGCCACGCTCAAAAATGGCAGCCATACTGTGGAGAAGAGAATTGATGGCTGGGAGAATAATAGTGATCTTCTGCGGATTGATTATATCTTTGTTTCTTCTAATCTCTCTGTTTATTCATATGAAACGGTTTTTGATGGAAGAACAACGCCGGTTGTGTCTGATCATTTTGGGGTGAAGGTAGAGATAGGGTGA
- a CDS encoding PTS transporter subunit IIBC: MKKMLSFEFWQKFGKALMVVVAVMPAAGIMISLGKLIAMIDASVFITIGSVVENIGWGIIGNLHILFALAIGGSWAKEKAGGAFAAGIAFLLINRITGSIFGVTNEMLSEDGAFTHTLFGTKILVEGYFTSVLEAPALNMGVFVGIISGFIGAIVYNKYYNFRKLPDALAFFNGKRFVPFVVILWSVIVSLILAVIWPTIQTGINHFGLWIATSSESAPILAPFIYGTAERLLIPFGLHHMLTIPINYTSLGGTYTIMSGVMAGKEVFGQDPLWLAWASDLVNLQNAGDTAAYNQLLSSVTPARFKVGQMIGATAILMGVAVAIYRNVDMDKKKKYKSMIFSAAIAVFLTGVTEPLEFMFMFAAPVLYVVYAILQGLAFASADIVHLRLHSFGNLELITRLPIAFKAGLGGDVLNFVIVCIVFFIVSYFIANFMIKKFNFSTPGRNGNYESDADSNTIEAGNAGPTNSQVLEIVDLLGGKANITDVDACMTRLRVSVKELDKVGDESSWKAAGAMGLIKKDGGVQAIYGPKADILKSDINDYLEQSE, translated from the coding sequence ATGAAAAAGATGTTGTCATTTGAATTTTGGCAAAAATTTGGGAAAGCATTGATGGTAGTGGTAGCTGTTATGCCGGCAGCTGGAATTATGATTAGTTTAGGTAAGCTGATTGCCATGATCGATGCTTCTGTTTTTATCACAATTGGAAGCGTTGTAGAGAATATTGGTTGGGGGATTATTGGGAATTTACATATTTTATTTGCTTTAGCAATTGGTGGTTCGTGGGCAAAGGAAAAAGCAGGCGGGGCCTTTGCTGCGGGGATTGCCTTCTTATTAATTAATAGAATTACAGGCTCTATCTTTGGGGTCACAAATGAAATGCTATCTGAAGATGGCGCATTTACGCATACTTTATTTGGAACGAAGATTTTAGTAGAAGGATATTTTACAAGTGTATTGGAAGCGCCTGCACTTAATATGGGTGTTTTCGTGGGGATTATCTCCGGCTTTATCGGAGCAATTGTCTATAATAAATATTACAATTTCAGAAAGCTGCCAGATGCACTGGCCTTCTTTAATGGAAAACGATTTGTACCGTTTGTGGTTATCCTTTGGTCTGTTATCGTTTCCTTGATCCTTGCGGTGATTTGGCCAACGATTCAAACAGGAATTAACCATTTTGGACTGTGGATTGCGACTTCAAGTGAAAGCGCTCCAATCCTAGCGCCTTTTATCTATGGTACAGCTGAACGTCTACTTATTCCATTTGGTCTACACCATATGTTAACGATTCCAATTAACTATACCTCACTAGGTGGAACATATACGATCATGTCTGGTGTGATGGCTGGTAAGGAAGTATTTGGACAAGATCCACTTTGGCTAGCATGGGCAAGTGATTTAGTGAATCTACAAAATGCGGGTGATACTGCGGCATATAATCAACTGCTATCTTCTGTTACTCCAGCCCGTTTTAAAGTAGGGCAGATGATTGGTGCGACAGCAATTTTGATGGGTGTCGCTGTTGCAATCTACCGAAATGTAGATATGGATAAAAAGAAAAAATATAAATCAATGATTTTTTCCGCAGCCATCGCTGTCTTTTTAACAGGGGTTACAGAGCCTTTAGAATTTATGTTTATGTTTGCTGCTCCAGTACTTTACGTTGTGTATGCTATCTTACAAGGATTAGCTTTTGCTTCTGCGGATATTGTTCATTTACGTCTCCATTCCTTTGGAAACTTAGAATTGATCACACGTTTGCCGATTGCTTTTAAAGCAGGCTTGGGAGGCGACGTCCTAAACTTTGTAATTGTATGTATTGTCTTCTTTATAGTGAGCTATTTTATTGCGAATTTCATGATTAAGAAATTTAATTTTTCAACACCAGGTCGTAATGGTAACTATGAAAGTGATGCAGATTCTAACACCATAGAAGCTGGAAACGCTGGTCCTACTAACAGCCAAGTCTTAGAAATTGTCGACTTATTAGGCGGAAAAGCTAATATTACCGATGTAGATGCCTGTATGACAAGGTTGCGTGTTTCCGTAAAAGAGCTAGATAAAGTTGGCGATGAATCGTCATGGAAAGCAGCTGGCGCAATGGGCTTAATTAAGAAGGATGGCGGTGTTCAAGCTATCTATGGTCCAAAGGCTGACATTCTGAAATCGGATATTAATGACTATTTGGAGCAAAGTGAATGA
- the rbsK gene encoding ribokinase, translated as MNYDIVVVGSINMDIIVEAPKYPAYGDTMFCDSIKMLPGGKGANQAVSVAKLGKKTCLVGSVGKDSAGNQLIENLQAKNVDTSYIVKSEESGTGTFVAIVDSSGENTMVGTKGANDSLSKEDIEKIFAQIDAKILLVQLETSKESIIAAMQAAKERGMYVILDPAPADGIFEEAFQYADLVTPNKQETKRITGIDVINKETALEAAKKLNEKGISDVIVKMGEHGSLVYKNGEATVVDAIKVKAVDTVGAGDCFAGALASAYLDTNDLVKAANFASVAAGIKVSRSGGQEAIPTLNEVEGYLVK; from the coding sequence ATGAATTATGATATCGTAGTTGTCGGCAGTATTAATATGGATATAATTGTAGAAGCACCGAAGTATCCAGCATATGGGGATACGATGTTTTGTGATTCGATTAAGATGCTGCCAGGGGGAAAGGGAGCAAACCAAGCTGTCTCTGTAGCGAAGCTTGGCAAAAAAACTTGTTTAGTTGGATCAGTTGGAAAAGATAGTGCAGGAAATCAATTGATTGAGAATTTACAGGCCAAAAATGTGGATACTAGTTATATTGTGAAAAGTGAAGAATCAGGCACTGGTACTTTTGTTGCGATTGTTGACAGTTCAGGTGAAAACACAATGGTTGGAACAAAGGGAGCAAATGATTCTCTATCAAAAGAAGATATCGAGAAGATATTTGCCCAAATAGATGCGAAAATTCTGCTCGTCCAATTGGAAACTAGCAAGGAATCTATCATCGCTGCGATGCAGGCTGCTAAAGAACGTGGAATGTATGTAATCCTAGATCCAGCACCTGCAGATGGAATCTTTGAGGAAGCCTTTCAATATGCTGACTTAGTAACACCAAACAAACAAGAAACAAAACGCATCACTGGAATTGATGTAATAAATAAAGAAACAGCACTAGAAGCAGCGAAAAAACTAAATGAAAAAGGCATTTCTGATGTCATTGTCAAAATGGGCGAACATGGAAGCTTAGTATACAAAAATGGAGAAGCAACAGTAGTAGATGCTATTAAAGTGAAAGCAGTGGATACAGTAGGAGCAGGCGACTGCTTTGCAGGTGCTCTTGCTAGTGCCTATTTAGATACGAATGATTTAGTAAAAGCGGCTAATTTCGCAAGCGTTGCAGCAGGAATAAAAGTATCGCGGAGCGGCGGCCAAGAAGCAATCCCAACTTTGAATGAAGTGGAAGGGTATTTGGTGAAGTAA
- the rpe gene encoding ribulose-phosphate 3-epimerase: MNKIGPSLMCADLGNLEQNIKELDKAGVDFYHIDIMDGKFVPNFTLGPDFVKTVRRLTTTPLDIHLMVEEPERHIDLFAECGADMISVHQESTNALHSVLMKIKEKGIKAGVAINPGTSLEFLDQVYDLIDYVVVMTVNPGFAGQKFIPSMYEKIAKLNGKIKQYNREIEIQVDGNIGESTIPTCQENGATMYVLGTSAVFNSNHSLEENVRLTREIFN; encoded by the coding sequence ATGAATAAAATCGGACCATCTTTGATGTGTGCAGACTTAGGAAATTTAGAACAAAATATAAAAGAGTTAGATAAAGCGGGTGTTGATTTTTATCATATTGACATTATGGATGGGAAATTTGTTCCCAATTTCACATTAGGACCAGACTTTGTGAAAACGGTTCGCAGACTTACAACAACACCATTAGATATTCATTTAATGGTAGAAGAGCCAGAAAGGCATATCGACTTATTTGCAGAGTGTGGAGCAGACATGATTTCTGTACATCAAGAATCAACCAATGCTCTACATAGTGTATTAATGAAAATTAAAGAGAAAGGAATAAAAGCAGGAGTAGCGATAAATCCGGGAACTTCGCTTGAATTCCTTGATCAAGTATATGACTTAATCGATTATGTCGTAGTGATGACTGTAAATCCAGGATTTGCCGGCCAAAAATTTATTCCTTCTATGTATGAAAAGATCGCGAAACTAAATGGGAAGATAAAGCAGTATAACCGGGAAATTGAGATCCAAGTAGACGGCAATATTGGAGAGAGTACCATTCCAACATGCCAAGAAAATGGTGCGACGATGTATGTATTAGGAACAAGTGCTGTATTTAATAGTAATCATTCATTGGAAGAAAATGTTCGATTAACAAGAGAAATATTTAATTAA
- a CDS encoding LacI family DNA-binding transcriptional regulator has product MITIKDVAKEAGVSVATVSRVLNNKGGAKPETITHVENVIKKLNYKPNKIAKSLSEGSSNLIALLVPTLNNPFFPELVREIEKVANENGYNVYLCNSDDDRMKVEYYLESMIDHYVSGAIINSLHVDASDLAELEKRGIRTITIDRANFEHPYSAITVDHTLGAQLAVTHLIRDEKCNNIVFISGPKNEKSAIDRLTGFTLALNEARHPVKTHICYGDFGTASGYENTKALIEKGRSFDSIFCANDAMAIGAMRACHEFGIKVPSEVKIVGYDNISLASYMYPTLSSVDQCKEDIGRLAVNELIQLIKNPKNKQKQYQLEPKLVIRNSSTINGGSINE; this is encoded by the coding sequence ATGATAACAATCAAAGATGTTGCGAAAGAAGCAGGTGTTTCTGTTGCTACTGTATCAAGAGTTCTTAATAATAAAGGTGGCGCGAAGCCTGAAACAATTACGCATGTAGAAAATGTCATAAAGAAATTAAATTATAAACCAAATAAAATAGCCAAAAGTCTTTCGGAAGGAAGCTCCAATTTAATTGCGCTTCTTGTACCAACATTGAATAATCCCTTTTTTCCTGAGTTGGTTAGGGAAATTGAAAAGGTTGCAAATGAAAACGGTTATAATGTGTATTTATGTAATAGTGATGATGATCGCATGAAAGTGGAATATTATCTAGAATCCATGATTGACCACTATGTTAGTGGAGCCATTATAAATTCCCTTCATGTAGATGCAAGTGACTTAGCAGAATTAGAAAAACGCGGAATCAGAACAATTACAATTGACCGTGCAAATTTTGAACATCCATACTCTGCCATAACTGTTGATCACACTTTAGGTGCACAGCTGGCTGTTACTCATCTTATTCGAGATGAAAAATGTAATAATATTGTGTTTATCTCCGGACCTAAAAATGAGAAAAGTGCGATTGATCGTTTAACTGGATTCACGCTTGCTTTAAACGAGGCGAGGCATCCTGTTAAAACGCATATATGTTATGGGGATTTTGGAACCGCAAGTGGATATGAAAATACAAAGGCTCTCATTGAAAAGGGCCGTTCATTTGATAGCATTTTTTGTGCAAATGATGCAATGGCTATTGGCGCCATGCGTGCATGCCATGAGTTTGGCATTAAAGTACCAAGTGAAGTGAAGATTGTAGGCTATGATAATATTAGTCTTGCTTCCTATATGTATCCAACTCTTTCCTCTGTAGATCAGTGTAAAGAGGATATTGGCAGATTAGCGGTCAATGAATTAATCCAATTAATCAAAAATCCGAAGAATAAGCAGAAGCAATATCAATTGGAGCCAAAGTTAGTTATAAGAAATTCGTCAACAATTAATGGAGGAAGTATTAATGAATAA